Genomic window (Chitinivibrionales bacterium):
CCTGAGCGGGTCTGCCGGGAAATGCGAATATGAATCCTATACTTGCGAAAGCACAACATGCGCAACTGCGCAAAGACTTGCCGCACTTCCGCCCGGGCGATACGGTGCGGGTAAACGTGCGATTGAAGGAAGGCGATAAAGAGCGCGTCCAACCGTTTGAGGGCGTGGTGATGCAGAGGCGCGGGGAGCTGGCGGGGGCGAGTTTTACGGTGCGGCGCGTGAGTTTCGGGATTGGCGTGGAGAGGATTTTTCCGCTGCATTCGCCGATGATCAGCACGATTGAGGTGGTGAG
Coding sequences:
- the rplS gene encoding 50S ribosomal protein L19; this encodes MNPILAKAQHAQLRKDLPHFRPGDTVRVNVRLKEGDKERVQPFEGVVMQRRGELAGASFTVRRVSFGIGVERIFPLHSPMISTIEVV